The following are encoded in a window of Lacinutrix sp. WUR7 genomic DNA:
- a CDS encoding DNA replication/repair protein RecF, with protein sequence MILKSLSLLNYKNFDSISFTFNEKINCIVGNNGVGKTNILDAIYHLSFGKSYFNPVASQNIKHNEEFFVINGDYEKENNIEKVAISLKKGQKKVIKRNNKAYEKFSAHIGFLPLVIISPADRDLITEGSDTRRKFIDSVISQSDKTYLDDLIKYNKILAQRNSLLKYFALNNTYNQDTIEIYNNQLTDYGTRIFKSRDAFLQEFIPIFKSRYEAISNNNESVDLVYKSDLFEADLNTLLMRVINKDKALQYTSTGIHKDDLVFNIAEHPIKKFGSQGQQKSFLIALKLAQFDFIKKQSGVNPILLLDDIFDKLDEQRVAQIIKLVDDENFGQLFISDTHAERTENAVKQVHQSFEIFKL encoded by the coding sequence ATGATTTTAAAATCACTTTCTTTACTTAATTATAAGAATTTTGACAGCATTTCTTTCACCTTTAATGAAAAAATAAACTGCATTGTTGGTAACAACGGCGTGGGTAAGACCAATATTCTAGATGCTATTTATCATCTTTCATTTGGTAAAAGCTATTTTAATCCGGTTGCATCACAAAATATAAAACACAACGAAGAGTTTTTTGTCATTAATGGCGATTATGAAAAAGAAAATAACATAGAGAAAGTTGCAATTAGCTTAAAAAAAGGTCAGAAAAAGGTTATTAAGCGAAATAATAAGGCTTATGAAAAATTTAGTGCCCATATTGGATTCTTGCCTTTGGTTATTATTTCACCAGCAGATCGAGATTTAATTACCGAAGGAAGTGACACCAGACGTAAATTTATTGATAGTGTGATTTCGCAAAGTGATAAAACCTATTTAGACGATTTAATTAAGTACAATAAGATTTTAGCACAACGAAACTCGTTATTGAAATATTTTGCACTTAACAACACGTATAACCAAGATACTATTGAGATTTATAACAATCAGTTAACCGATTATGGAACCCGAATTTTTAAATCTCGTGATGCTTTTTTACAAGAGTTTATTCCTATTTTCAAATCGCGTTACGAAGCTATTAGCAATAATAACGAAAGTGTAGATCTGGTATATAAAAGTGATTTATTTGAAGCAGACCTCAACACGCTTTTAATGCGCGTTATTAATAAAGACAAAGCGCTACAATATACTAGTACAGGTATTCATAAAGACGATTTGGTTTTTAATATTGCAGAACATCCTATTAAAAAATTTGGAAGTCAAGGACAGCAAAAGTCCTTCTTAATTGCATTAAAATTGGCACAATTCGATTTTATAAAGAAACAAAGTGGCGTAAACCCGATTCTACTTTTAGATGATATTTTTGATAAGTTAGATGAACAACGCGTTGCACAAATTATTAAATTGGTAGATGATGAAAACTTCGGACAACTTTTTATTAGTGATACACACGCCGAACGAACTGAAAATGCCGTAAAACAAGTACACCAATCTTTTGAAATTTTTAAGCTATGA
- a CDS encoding riboflavin synthase subunit beta, whose amino-acid sequence MGIFKTRQNRKFDYTPQYFKGEGNPYEIKHKFDDQRQTVGSQGGIKTKLISALNDYKNNEDKTANKRVLIILAILIFVFLFIIDFELSIFFSK is encoded by the coding sequence ATGGGAATTTTTAAAACAAGACAAAACAGAAAATTTGATTACACGCCTCAATATTTCAAAGGAGAGGGAAATCCGTATGAAATTAAACATAAATTTGATGACCAAAGACAAACGGTTGGCAGTCAAGGAGGAATAAAAACAAAACTAATTTCTGCGCTTAACGACTATAAAAACAACGAAGATAAAACCGCAAATAAACGCGTTTTAATTATTCTTGCTATACTCATATTTGTATTTTTGTTTATTATAGATTTCGAATTATCTATATTCTTTTCAAAATAA
- a CDS encoding WbqC family protein, which translates to MNIILHPTYFPNIAHFTAMLKAGEVVLEMHDNYQKQTYRNRTFIYGANGKLQLSVPIIYSQKERQQYQDIKIHNTEKWQMLHWKSLESAYKTSPFFEFYEDELLPLFTEKAENLLNFNLKCFKTILECLQLDLNTLETKSFQKEITDKTDFRYLVNSRKEPHFNFEQYTQVFGEKHGFIGNLSILDLLFNEGPNALNYLENQFKHL; encoded by the coding sequence ATGAACATTATCCTTCATCCAACATACTTCCCAAACATAGCACACTTTACTGCCATGCTTAAAGCAGGCGAGGTTGTGTTGGAGATGCATGATAATTACCAAAAGCAAACCTATAGAAATAGAACATTTATTTATGGTGCAAATGGTAAATTACAATTAAGCGTACCTATAATATATTCGCAAAAGGAAAGACAGCAGTATCAAGATATAAAAATCCATAATACCGAAAAATGGCAAATGCTACATTGGAAATCTTTAGAATCTGCATACAAAACTTCTCCTTTCTTTGAATTTTATGAAGACGAGCTTTTACCACTATTTACAGAGAAAGCAGAAAACCTTTTAAACTTTAATTTGAAGTGTTTTAAAACTATTTTGGAATGCTTACAACTAGATTTAAACACATTGGAAACCAAAAGCTTTCAAAAAGAAATAACCGACAAAACAGACTTTAGATATTTAGTAAACTCTAGAAAAGAACCTCATTTCAACTTTGAACAATACACGCAAGTATTTGGAGAAAAGCATGGTTTTATTGGTAATTTAAGCATCTTAGACTTACTGTTTAATGAAGGTCCGAATGCTCTGAATTATTTAGAAAATCAGTTTAAACACCTATAA
- a CDS encoding endonuclease/exonuclease/phosphatase family protein — MKKLNFLNKIVFFFNSVAATFLLLSYVLPFVAPKTFSILSVLSLGVPFLIIVNVLFFLYWLLKIKKQFFLSFVVLVIGYLSFGSLYKFSNTNEVNNENSLTVMNYNVRLFNLYDWIEEANTDVKLIDFIKEKAPDVINFQEYHPNENVDLSFFKYKFEKLTGNKIKFGQAIFSQYPIINSGSVGFPNTSNNAIFADIVKHNDTIRIYNVHLQSLKLDTKVKVETISQEDSERLVKRIGKSFEMQQTQTELFLKHKNACKYKVVISGDFNNTAFSYVYKEMKEGLQDAFKVAGNGFGRTYDFKFFPTRIDFILIDKALHVDAFKTYDVHYSDHFPVMARLSMMD, encoded by the coding sequence ATGAAAAAATTAAATTTTTTAAATAAAATAGTCTTCTTCTTCAACTCTGTTGCAGCTACTTTTTTATTGCTTTCTTATGTGTTGCCTTTTGTAGCGCCAAAAACATTTTCTATTTTATCTGTTTTAAGTTTAGGTGTTCCTTTTTTAATTATAGTAAACGTTTTGTTTTTTCTATACTGGTTATTAAAAATTAAAAAACAGTTCTTTCTATCTTTTGTTGTTTTAGTAATAGGTTATTTGTCGTTTGGATCTTTGTATAAGTTTTCCAATACAAATGAAGTAAACAATGAAAACAGTCTTACGGTCATGAATTATAATGTTCGACTTTTTAATTTATATGATTGGATTGAAGAAGCAAATACAGATGTAAAACTGATTGATTTTATTAAAGAAAAAGCGCCAGATGTAATTAATTTTCAAGAATACCATCCGAATGAAAATGTAGATTTATCTTTTTTTAAATATAAATTTGAAAAGCTAACTGGAAATAAAATTAAATTCGGACAAGCTATTTTTTCGCAATATCCCATAATAAATTCTGGTTCCGTTGGTTTCCCTAATACTTCTAATAATGCCATTTTTGCTGATATAGTAAAGCATAACGATACGATTCGTATATATAATGTGCACTTGCAATCTTTAAAATTAGATACTAAGGTTAAAGTAGAAACGATTTCTCAAGAAGATTCCGAACGTTTGGTAAAACGTATTGGTAAATCTTTTGAAATGCAACAAACACAAACCGAATTGTTTTTAAAACACAAAAATGCATGTAAGTATAAGGTAGTTATTAGTGGCGATTTTAACAATACGGCGTTTTCATATGTGTATAAAGAAATGAAAGAAGGTTTGCAAGATGCTTTTAAAGTTGCAGGAAATGGCTTTGGTAGAACTTATGATTTTAAATTCTTTCCTACGCGTATTGATTTTATTTTAATTGATAAAGCGTTGCACGTAGATGCTTTTAAAACTTATGATGTGCATTATTCCGATCACTTTCCAGTAATGGCTCGATTGTCTATGATGGATTGA
- a CDS encoding tetratricopeptide repeat protein produces the protein MATYKKRGYKANTKEEVEHVEEVNSTTAEVFNTLDETASKTEDWVIKNQKYIFVIIGIVAVGVLGYLGYKEFVAKPAQTEAMNDMFQAQKYYNEAVTGTDKDSLFNLALNGGEGKFGMLDIISEHSGTEAANLANYYAGMAYLNQKDYKNAVSYLGKYTGKDEATGPIAKGAIGDAFVQLNQKEDALGYYVQAAEMRNNELTTPMYLYKAGITALDLGKASEALKYFTKIKEEYPTATEATNIDVFIGKAEVLATK, from the coding sequence ATGGCAACGTACAAGAAAAGAGGATATAAAGCAAATACGAAAGAAGAAGTAGAACATGTTGAAGAAGTAAATTCAACAACTGCTGAAGTATTTAATACACTAGATGAAACAGCTTCTAAAACGGAAGACTGGGTTATTAAAAACCAAAAGTACATTTTTGTAATAATTGGTATTGTAGCTGTGGGTGTATTAGGTTATTTAGGTTATAAAGAATTTGTAGCTAAACCAGCGCAAACAGAAGCGATGAACGATATGTTTCAAGCGCAAAAATATTATAACGAAGCAGTAACAGGAACAGACAAAGATTCTTTATTTAATTTAGCATTAAATGGAGGAGAAGGTAAGTTTGGTATGTTAGATATTATATCAGAACATAGCGGAACGGAAGCTGCAAACCTTGCAAACTATTACGCAGGAATGGCTTACTTAAACCAAAAAGATTACAAAAATGCAGTTTCGTATTTAGGTAAATATACTGGTAAAGATGAAGCAACTGGACCTATTGCTAAAGGAGCAATTGGAGATGCATTTGTACAATTAAACCAAAAAGAAGATGCTTTAGGTTATTATGTGCAAGCGGCAGAAATGCGCAACAATGAATTAACAACGCCAATGTACTTATACAAAGCAGGAATTACTGCTTTAGATTTAGGAAAAGCTAGTGAGGCGTTAAAATATTTTACTAAAATTAAAGAAGAATATCCTACTGCAACTGAAGCTACAAATATTGACGTATTTATAGGTAAAGCAGAAGTGTTGGCTACTAAATAA
- a CDS encoding rhomboid family intramembrane serine protease: MTNLNQDIKQKLTQLNVFEKLIAVNVLVFIVAQILRFVLNTSSSMSWLELPSDFFDFIKQPWSIITYAFVHYDFIHMLFNMIVLYFIGRMFINLFNTKLALNVYFLGAISGALLFLLAYALLPTVFSSGHRLVGASGAVRALLIFMCAYMPNMDLRVFTFNIKLKHVGIVIVLLDFIGLFGGNAGGNLAHFGGTILGYFYATQLTKGKDIGKGFEGFMDGITNFFKKNPSRLKTVHKKKGKVAGYTKDEFKEFNNQKQIDIILDKISKSGYESLTKEEKELLFRAGK, translated from the coding sequence ATGACAAATTTAAATCAAGATATTAAACAAAAACTGACACAGCTTAATGTGTTTGAAAAACTTATTGCTGTTAATGTTCTTGTTTTTATAGTAGCACAAATTTTAAGATTTGTTTTAAATACTAGCTCTAGTATGTCTTGGTTAGAGCTTCCTAGTGATTTCTTTGATTTTATTAAGCAACCTTGGAGTATTATTACCTATGCTTTTGTGCATTATGATTTTATACACATGCTATTTAATATGATTGTATTGTATTTTATAGGTAGAATGTTTATAAATTTATTTAATACCAAACTTGCTTTAAACGTATATTTTCTTGGTGCTATTTCTGGTGCATTATTGTTTTTATTGGCCTATGCATTATTACCAACTGTTTTTAGTTCTGGACACCGTTTAGTTGGTGCTTCTGGAGCAGTTAGAGCATTATTGATTTTTATGTGTGCGTATATGCCTAATATGGATTTACGTGTTTTTACTTTTAATATCAAACTGAAACATGTTGGTATTGTCATCGTTCTTCTTGATTTTATTGGTCTTTTTGGTGGTAATGCAGGAGGGAATCTTGCCCATTTTGGAGGAACCATTCTTGGTTATTTTTATGCTACACAATTAACCAAAGGAAAAGATATTGGTAAAGGATTTGAAGGTTTTATGGATGGCATTACAAACTTCTTTAAAAAGAATCCATCTAGACTAAAAACCGTACATAAAAAGAAAGGTAAAGTTGCTGGTTATACTAAAGATGAGTTTAAAGAGTTTAACAACCAAAAGCAAATAGATATTATTCTAGATAAAATAAGTAAAAGTGGTTATGAAAGTTTAACCAAAGAAGAAAAAGAATTATTGTTTCGAGCAGGGAAGTAG
- the lepB gene encoding signal peptidase I, whose translation MTFTQLFIFFFSIQVIHGLGTWKLYVKAGRQAWEAFVPVYNAVVLMKIINRPWYYTILLFLPIVNLIMFPVIWVETARSFGKNQPLDTFLAIITLGFYNYYLNYFTDVEHVKDRSLHPKSGSGDWVSSILFAIVAATIVHTYVMQPYTIPTSSLEKSLLVGDFLFVSKFHYGARVPMTTIAAPMVHDTIPFIKKKSYLYDDRLEEKNTSWINKLSLPYMRLPGLQKIKRNDIVVFNWPIDTSYSMSVPRPDRNYNKPIDKKTNYVKRCVGLPGDSLSVRDGYVFINGKQNELPDRAKLQFSYLVKTKNNQDFNLQYLHDRYGMNPNRVGKVDQDVYKFMGIYKGDLEKFKNNPKVDQIIPVKEEEGKRNPGIFPHDPNYNWNNDYFGNLYIPKKGATVALNLNVLPLYKRIITEYENNTLQVKGNQIFVNGALATSYTFKQDYYWLMGDNRHDSQDSRTWGFVPFDHVVGKPVFIWFSFDSDGIGLKNKIRWDRLFTTVGGSGERVSYLIPFIILLLGWFGYGKWKKRKEPNS comes from the coding sequence ATGACATTTACGCAATTATTTATCTTTTTCTTTAGTATTCAAGTAATTCACGGATTAGGAACTTGGAAACTATATGTAAAAGCTGGAAGACAAGCTTGGGAAGCATTTGTACCAGTTTACAATGCTGTGGTTTTAATGAAAATTATAAACAGACCTTGGTATTATACAATTTTACTATTTTTACCTATTGTTAATCTTATTATGTTTCCTGTAATCTGGGTAGAAACGGCTAGAAGCTTTGGTAAAAACCAACCTTTAGATACTTTTTTAGCAATTATTACATTAGGTTTTTACAATTATTACCTGAATTACTTTACCGATGTAGAACATGTAAAAGATAGAAGTTTACATCCTAAATCTGGATCTGGAGATTGGGTAAGTTCTATTTTATTTGCTATTGTAGCTGCTACAATAGTACACACGTATGTAATGCAACCGTATACCATTCCTACTTCTTCTTTAGAGAAATCTTTATTAGTTGGTGACTTTCTATTTGTGAGTAAATTTCATTACGGAGCAAGAGTACCAATGACAACTATTGCTGCTCCAATGGTTCACGATACGATTCCTTTCATAAAAAAGAAATCGTATTTATATGATGATAGATTAGAAGAAAAAAATACTTCATGGATCAACAAACTATCTTTGCCTTATATGCGACTTCCTGGGTTGCAAAAGATAAAGCGTAATGATATTGTAGTCTTTAACTGGCCAATAGATACTTCATATAGTATGTCTGTGCCAAGACCAGACAGAAACTATAACAAACCAATTGACAAGAAAACAAACTATGTAAAACGTTGTGTTGGTTTACCTGGAGATTCTTTATCTGTTCGCGATGGTTATGTATTTATAAACGGAAAACAAAACGAATTACCAGATAGAGCGAAATTGCAATTTTCGTATTTAGTAAAAACAAAAAACAATCAAGATTTTAACTTGCAATACCTTCATGACAGATATGGTATGAACCCAAATAGAGTTGGTAAAGTAGATCAAGATGTTTATAAATTTATGGGAATTTATAAAGGCGATTTAGAGAAGTTTAAAAACAACCCTAAAGTAGATCAAATTATTCCTGTAAAAGAAGAAGAAGGAAAACGAAATCCTGGTATTTTTCCTCATGATCCAAACTATAACTGGAATAACGATTATTTCGGAAACTTATATATTCCTAAAAAAGGAGCTACTGTAGCTTTAAATTTAAATGTTTTACCGCTTTATAAACGTATCATTACAGAATACGAAAACAATACTTTACAAGTAAAAGGAAATCAGATATTTGTTAATGGTGCTCTTGCAACAAGCTACACCTTTAAGCAAGACTACTATTGGTTAATGGGAGACAACAGACATGACTCTCAAGATTCTAGAACTTGGGGATTTGTACCATTTGATCACGTTGTTGGTAAACCAGTATTTATATGGTTTAGTTTTGATAGTGACGGCATTGGCTTAAAAAACAAAATCCGTTGGGATCGTTTATTCACTACTGTTGGCGGAAGCGGAGAACGCGTTTCTTATTTAATTCCTTTTATCATTTTACTACTTGGATGGTTTGGATATGGTAAATGGAAAAAGAGAAAAGAACCGAATAGTTAA
- a CDS encoding DUF6122 family protein, translating into MLQSILHYGIHFGLPLLVALLFFKSNWKVAYLIMAAAILIDVDHLLATPIFEANRCSINFHPLHTYYAMVVYVLLLLPKKTRLIGLGLCIHMLADYVDCSFM; encoded by the coding sequence ATGCTACAATCCATTTTACATTATGGCATTCACTTTGGTTTGCCTTTACTAGTTGCTTTACTCTTCTTTAAAAGCAATTGGAAAGTAGCCTATCTAATTATGGCAGCAGCAATACTAATAGACGTAGACCATTTACTGGCAACACCTATTTTTGAAGCCAATAGATGCAGCATCAACTTTCATCCTTTACATACTTATTATGCCATGGTAGTTTATGTACTATTATTACTTCCAAAGAAAACAAGATTAATTGGATTAGGCTTATGTATTCATATGCTTGCAGATTATGTGGATTGTTCTTTTATGTAA
- a CDS encoding rhomboid family intramembrane serine protease translates to MNRITDTVKHLIIINVIMFIGTLTIGGGQSFYEWFALYFPKSEAFQPWQLITHMFMHGGVTHILFNMFALWMFGSPVEQALGSKKFLFLYISAGLGAVLFQLGYYYFNYIPLYDDLISSGLTNDQLVHMFTSNETISGITDAQLVNLKAAFPIYNASMVGASGCIMGVLAAFGMMNPEAKLMMIFLPIPIKAKYFIPGIILLDVISAISGQSFFSPSNTAYMAHVGGAITGFLIMWYWKKNQFNQNRWD, encoded by the coding sequence ATGAATAGAATAACAGATACAGTAAAACATTTAATCATTATAAATGTGATTATGTTTATTGGTACTTTAACCATAGGTGGCGGACAATCATTTTATGAATGGTTTGCTCTGTATTTTCCAAAGAGTGAAGCGTTTCAGCCTTGGCAGTTAATCACACACATGTTTATGCATGGTGGCGTTACACATATATTGTTTAATATGTTTGCCTTATGGATGTTTGGTTCACCAGTGGAACAAGCCTTAGGAAGTAAGAAGTTTTTATTCCTGTATATATCTGCAGGATTGGGAGCGGTATTGTTTCAATTAGGATATTATTACTTTAACTATATTCCGTTATATGATGATTTGATAAGCTCTGGCTTGACCAATGATCAATTGGTACACATGTTTACTTCTAACGAAACTATTTCAGGAATTACCGATGCACAATTAGTAAATCTAAAAGCAGCTTTCCCTATTTATAATGCTTCCATGGTTGGTGCTTCTGGTTGTATTATGGGGGTTTTAGCAGCGTTTGGTATGATGAATCCGGAAGCAAAGCTGATGATGATCTTTTTACCAATTCCTATAAAGGCAAAGTATTTTATTCCAGGAATTATACTATTAGATGTCATCTCTGCCATTTCAGGACAATCTTTCTTTAGTCCAAGTAACACAGCGTATATGGCGCACGTTGGTGGAGCTATTACAGGATTTTTAATCATGTGGTATTGGAAAAAAAATCAGTTTAATCAAAACCGTTGGGATTAA
- the ribH gene encoding 6,7-dimethyl-8-ribityllumazine synthase — protein sequence MATVNKNLSDYDKNTIPNAKDFRFGIVVSEWNDNITEGLYKGAFETLIENGVSEENILRWNVPGSYELIFGAKKMQQYNVDAVIAIGSVIQGETKHFDFVCEAVSQGIKDLNVIHDVPVIFCVLTDMNMQQGIERSGGIHGNKGTEAAVAAIKMAALNNL from the coding sequence ATGGCAACAGTAAATAAAAATTTATCCGATTACGATAAAAACACAATCCCAAACGCGAAAGATTTTCGGTTTGGGATTGTTGTTTCAGAATGGAACGATAACATCACCGAAGGGCTATACAAAGGTGCTTTTGAAACACTAATTGAAAATGGTGTTTCAGAAGAAAACATACTACGCTGGAATGTTCCTGGTAGTTATGAACTTATATTTGGAGCAAAAAAAATGCAACAGTATAATGTAGATGCTGTAATTGCTATTGGTAGTGTCATTCAAGGCGAAACCAAACATTTCGATTTTGTTTGTGAAGCCGTTTCTCAAGGTATCAAAGACTTAAATGTGATACATGACGTTCCTGTAATTTTCTGTGTACTTACAGATATGAATATGCAACAGGGTATTGAACGTTCTGGTGGAATTCACGGGAATAAAGGTACAGAAGCTGCGGTTGCTGCAATTAAAATGGCTGCTTTAAATAATTTATAG
- the mutL gene encoding DNA mismatch repair endonuclease MutL: MADIIQLLPDHVANQIAAGEVVQRPASVVKELLENAIDAQATSIKLIVKEAGKTLIQVIDDGKGMSTTDARLSFERHATSKIRTADDLFKLNTKGFRGEALASIAAIAHVELKTKQEDEEVGTSIIIEGSEIVEQEVIVTPKGTSIAVKNLFFNIPARRNFLKSNTVELRHIIDEFHRVTLAHPNITFAMYHNGSEVFQLPESNYRQRIVNLFGTKTNEKLVPVEEDTEVLKISGFVGKPEYAKKSRGEQFFFVNDRFIKSAYLNHAIGSAFEGLLKDGAHASYFLNLQVNPQTIDINIHPTKTEIKFDDEHTLYAILRSSVKHSLGQFNIAPVLDFDRDANLDTPYGFKNKGASTPTIEVDRSFNPFQEERTPVAKQQVSYKKEVAGSWEGLYVGLESKSTKTQQDFSEVHFESDEETASMFTNENEVEQQQSTYQLNNKYIISKVKSGMLLIDQHRAHQRVLYEDFLKNLTVKEAMSQQLLFPLQLHFSTQEIAIINQVKEDLEHTGFMFASVNEDSLEITGVPVSVPESEVSIILEQLISDVENEVPDSNFSAADLLAKSMSKSLAIKTGQSLTIQEQEHLVNKLFACKEPNVSAMNRPTFVTMTMDELDRKFL; this comes from the coding sequence ATGGCAGACATTATTCAACTTTTACCAGACCATGTTGCTAACCAGATTGCAGCTGGTGAAGTAGTACAACGACCTGCTTCTGTAGTAAAAGAATTACTAGAAAATGCGATTGATGCGCAAGCAACAAGCATTAAACTAATAGTAAAAGAAGCTGGTAAAACTTTAATTCAAGTAATAGACGATGGAAAAGGAATGAGCACAACAGATGCTCGTTTAAGTTTTGAACGTCATGCAACTTCTAAAATAAGAACGGCAGATGATCTTTTTAAACTAAACACCAAAGGTTTTCGTGGTGAGGCTTTAGCAAGTATTGCTGCCATTGCTCATGTAGAATTAAAAACCAAACAAGAAGACGAAGAGGTTGGTACTAGCATTATTATTGAAGGTAGTGAAATTGTAGAACAAGAAGTAATTGTTACTCCAAAAGGAACTTCCATTGCTGTTAAAAATCTGTTTTTTAATATTCCTGCAAGACGCAATTTTTTAAAATCGAATACCGTAGAATTACGTCATATTATTGACGAATTTCATCGGGTTACCTTAGCACATCCAAATATTACATTCGCTATGTATCATAATGGTTCTGAGGTTTTTCAGCTTCCAGAAAGTAATTACAGACAGCGTATTGTAAACCTTTTCGGAACAAAAACCAACGAGAAATTAGTTCCTGTAGAAGAAGATACTGAAGTACTAAAGATTTCTGGATTTGTAGGAAAACCAGAATATGCTAAAAAATCTAGAGGAGAACAATTCTTTTTTGTGAACGATAGATTTATAAAAAGTGCCTATTTAAATCATGCAATAGGTTCGGCTTTCGAGGGTTTATTAAAAGATGGAGCACATGCAAGTTACTTTTTAAACTTGCAGGTAAATCCGCAAACCATTGATATTAATATACATCCTACTAAAACCGAAATTAAGTTTGATGATGAACATACGCTTTATGCTATTTTGCGTTCTTCTGTAAAACATAGTTTAGGACAATTTAATATTGCTCCTGTTTTAGACTTTGATCGGGATGCCAATTTAGATACGCCTTATGGCTTTAAAAATAAAGGAGCTAGTACACCAACAATTGAAGTAGATCGTAGTTTTAATCCTTTTCAAGAAGAAAGAACTCCTGTTGCCAAACAACAAGTTTCCTATAAAAAAGAAGTTGCAGGCAGTTGGGAAGGTTTATATGTTGGATTGGAATCTAAAAGTACCAAAACACAACAAGATTTTAGTGAAGTCCATTTTGAAAGTGACGAGGAAACAGCTTCCATGTTTACGAATGAAAACGAAGTAGAACAGCAACAATCTACCTACCAATTAAATAATAAATATATTATTAGTAAGGTGAAGTCGGGAATGCTACTTATTGATCAGCATAGAGCACACCAACGTGTTTTATACGAAGATTTTCTTAAAAACCTAACCGTAAAGGAAGCGATGAGTCAGCAATTGCTGTTTCCCTTGCAGCTGCATTTTTCTACACAAGAAATTGCAATTATTAATCAAGTAAAAGAAGATTTAGAGCATACCGGTTTTATGTTTGCTTCTGTAAATGAAGATAGCTTAGAAATCACAGGAGTTCCTGTAAGTGTTCCAGAAAGTGAGGTTTCTATTATTTTAGAACAACTTATTAGCGATGTAGAAAATGAAGTGCCAGATAGTAATTTTAGTGCAGCAGATTTACTAGCAAAATCCATGTCAAAAAGCTTGGCTATTAAAACTGGGCAAAGCTTAACAATTCAAGAACAAGAACATTTGGTAAACAAGCTATTTGCTTGTAAAGAACCTAATGTTTCTGCCATGAATAGGCCAACTTTTGTTACCATGACTATGGATGAGTTGGATAGAAAATTTTTATAA
- the dapB gene encoding 4-hydroxy-tetrahydrodipicolinate reductase — protein sequence MKIALLGYGKMGKTIEQIALQRGHTIVTKAIDDNYDITDADVAIDFSIPSAAFKNISNCFNQNVPVISGTTGWLEDYEKAVSLCKEKKGAFIYASNFSLGVNIFFELNSYLAKMMNTLKDYKVSMEEIHHTQKLDAPSGTAITLANAIIKENTKYTSWSLDTETEKAIPITAKRIEDVPGTHTISYKSDVDTIDITHTAHNRQGFALGAVVAAEWLHGKTGVFTMKDVLNIS from the coding sequence ATGAAAATTGCACTTCTTGGCTACGGAAAAATGGGTAAAACCATTGAACAAATAGCCTTACAACGTGGTCACACTATTGTTACAAAAGCAATAGATGACAATTATGATATTACAGATGCCGATGTAGCTATAGATTTTAGCATTCCTTCTGCTGCTTTTAAAAACATCTCTAATTGTTTTAATCAAAATGTACCTGTTATCTCCGGAACTACTGGTTGGCTAGAAGATTATGAGAAAGCGGTTTCTTTATGCAAAGAAAAAAAGGGGGCTTTTATTTATGCTTCTAATTTTAGTTTAGGTGTCAATATATTTTTTGAGCTGAATAGTTATTTGGCAAAAATGATGAATACTTTAAAAGATTATAAAGTATCTATGGAAGAAATTCACCATACCCAAAAATTAGATGCGCCAAGCGGAACAGCAATTACGCTTGCAAATGCAATTATTAAAGAAAATACGAAGTACACTTCTTGGAGTTTAGATACCGAAACAGAAAAAGCAATTCCTATTACCGCTAAAAGAATAGAAGATGTTCCTGGCACACATACTATTAGCTATAAAAGTGATGTAGACACTATAGATATTACACATACCGCACATAACAGACAAGGTTTTGCGCTTGGTGCTGTTGTAGCTGCAGAATGGCTTCATGGAAAAACAGGTGTATTTACAATGAAAGATGTGTTAAACATTAGTTAA